From a region of the uncultured Fusobacterium sp. genome:
- a CDS encoding 4Fe-4S dicluster domain-containing protein, with protein sequence MAEKQMVDVFILGKKYSVPSTLTIMDAMEYAGYQLIRGCGCRSGFCGACATVYRTKGDTELKVVLACQSQVEDGMYLTQIPFFPGKKAVYDMDKIEPTADTMGEMYPELYKCIGCNACTKGCSQGLNVMQYIAYAQRGEFEKCAEESFDCVGCGICASRCPAGITHYNVGLLARRITGKYVAPKSEHLIERVQEIKDGKMDAELDELMNKSVDELKDLYNHRDIAK encoded by the coding sequence ATGGCTGAAAAACAAATGGTTGATGTATTTATATTAGGTAAAAAATATTCTGTTCCTTCAACTCTTACAATAATGGATGCGATGGAATATGCTGGTTATCAACTTATAAGAGGTTGTGGATGTAGATCAGGTTTCTGTGGAGCTTGTGCCACTGTATATAGAACAAAGGGAGATACTGAATTAAAAGTTGTACTTGCTTGTCAAAGTCAAGTTGAAGATGGAATGTATCTTACTCAAATTCCTTTCTTCCCAGGAAAAAAAGCTGTATATGATATGGATAAAATTGAGCCAACTGCTGATACAATGGGAGAGATGTATCCTGAACTATACAAATGTATAGGATGTAATGCTTGTACAAAAGGGTGTTCACAAGGATTAAATGTAATGCAATATATAGCATATGCTCAAAGAGGAGAGTTTGAAAAGTGTGCTGAAGAATCTTTTGACTGTGTAGGTTGTGGAATTTGTGCATCAAGATGTCCTGCTGGAATCACTCACTATAATGTAGGGCTTTTAGCTCGTCGTATAACTGGAAAATATGTTGCTCCTAAGAGTGAACATTTAATTGAGAGAGTTCAAGAGATCAAAGATGGAAAGATGGATGCTGAACTTGATGAATTAATGAATAAAAGTGTAGATGAACTTAAAGACTTATATAATCATAGAGATATAGCTAAATAA
- a CDS encoding FAD/NAD(P)-binding protein codes for MSCSCGCHDHDNDPLMPKVAVITNIRKDTPDVTTFRIESPEGGKPFDFMPGQCAMISVPPIGEAIFSITSSPTIKEYMECSIKRCGIVTDYIHQLEEGSEIGIRGPYGNNFPVEEPDVLKGKDLLFIAGGIGLAPLRSVINYVMDNRENYGKVDIVYGSRTPDDLVHQNDIFNVWPNQKDTKVHLTVDREFEGWTGHVGFVPNYVKELGLDNNKVALVCGPPIMIKFVLQGLEEIGFKKEQVFTTLELKMKCGVGKCGRCNIGDKYVCKDGPVFRCDEIQELPNEY; via the coding sequence ATGAGTTGTAGTTGTGGTTGTCACGATCATGATAACGATCCTTTAATGCCAAAAGTTGCAGTAATAACTAACATTAGAAAAGATACTCCTGATGTTACAACATTTAGAATAGAGAGTCCAGAAGGGGGAAAACCTTTTGATTTCATGCCAGGTCAATGTGCTATGATCTCAGTTCCACCAATAGGAGAAGCAATATTTTCTATCACTTCATCTCCTACAATAAAAGAGTATATGGAGTGTAGTATCAAAAGATGTGGAATAGTAACTGATTATATTCATCAACTTGAAGAGGGATCAGAGATAGGAATAAGAGGACCTTATGGAAATAACTTCCCAGTTGAAGAGCCTGATGTTCTAAAAGGAAAAGATCTTCTTTTCATAGCTGGAGGAATAGGACTTGCTCCACTTCGTTCAGTTATAAACTATGTAATGGATAATCGTGAAAATTATGGAAAAGTTGATATAGTTTATGGATCACGTACTCCTGATGATTTAGTTCATCAAAATGATATATTTAATGTATGGCCAAATCAAAAAGATACAAAGGTTCACCTTACAGTAGATAGAGAGTTTGAAGGTTGGACAGGACATGTAGGATTTGTTCCAAACTATGTAAAAGAGTTAGGTTTAGACAATAACAAAGTAGCTCTAGTTTGTGGGCCACCTATAATGATTAAATTTGTATTACAAGGGTTAGAGGAGATTGGATTTAAGAAAGAGCAAGTATTTACAACACTTGAATTAAAAATGAAGTGTGGAGTAGGTAAATGTGGACGTTGCAATATTGGGGATAAGTATGTTTGTAAAGATGGACCAGTATTTAGATGTGACGAAATTCAAGAACTTCCAAATGAATATTAA
- a CDS encoding 4Fe-4S dicluster domain-containing protein, giving the protein MEDFWGDISKKCLACGSCTFVCPTCHCYDVKDYDGGNSGERYRCWDSCMISDFTRMAHGNPRTSQLQRVRQRFMHKLVYYPKNHDGLYSCVGCGRCVEKCPVGLNIVRVIKRLGEE; this is encoded by the coding sequence ATGGAAGATTTCTGGGGAGATATTAGTAAAAAATGTCTAGCTTGTGGGTCATGTACATTTGTTTGTCCTACTTGCCACTGTTATGATGTAAAGGATTATGATGGTGGAAATAGTGGAGAGAGATACAGATGTTGGGACTCTTGTATGATTTCAGATTTTACACGTATGGCACATGGAAACCCTAGAACATCTCAACTACAAAGAGTTAGACAAAGATTTATGCACAAATTAGTATATTATCCTAAAAATCACGATGGACTATACTCTTGTGTAGGTTGTGGAAGATGTGTAGAAAAATGTCCAGTAGGTTTAAATATAGTTAGAGTAATAAAAAGATTGGGGGAGGAATAA
- a CDS encoding 4Fe-4S dicluster domain-containing protein: MEIMTDKIREIAKEALLSNKVQMVIGWEKGDFSFESTPVFITEAEKADSLVFDKYCVNNLSKYLIEQTRKYEKVGIFLKGCDSLGFNQLLRDNRIEREKVYVWGIPCSGMVDSKNQKYTKCENCLHPNPVVYDELIGEEVTSLGDPEDRFREVRILENMSADERYEFWSNEFSRCIRCNACRNICPACSCVKCVFDNDDANVLGKANTETENGFFHLTRAYHVGGNCVDCGECARVCPAHIRLDLLNRKIIKDLNETYGEWEAGMDSTTPSPLVSYTLEDKDNFAVKKGGK, translated from the coding sequence ATGGAAATAATGACTGATAAAATTAGAGAGATAGCTAAAGAAGCACTTTTAAGTAATAAAGTTCAGATGGTTATTGGTTGGGAAAAAGGGGATTTTTCTTTTGAGTCTACTCCTGTTTTTATAACTGAAGCAGAAAAAGCAGATTCTCTTGTTTTTGACAAGTATTGTGTAAACAATCTAAGTAAATATCTGATAGAACAAACTAGAAAATATGAGAAAGTAGGAATCTTCTTAAAAGGTTGTGACTCTTTAGGATTCAACCAACTTTTAAGAGATAATAGAATAGAGAGAGAAAAGGTATATGTTTGGGGAATCCCTTGTAGTGGAATGGTAGATTCTAAAAATCAAAAATATACTAAATGCGAAAATTGTCTTCATCCAAACCCAGTAGTTTATGATGAACTTATAGGAGAAGAGGTTACTTCTTTAGGAGATCCAGAGGATAGATTTAGAGAGGTAAGAATCCTTGAAAATATGAGTGCTGATGAGAGATATGAGTTTTGGAGTAATGAGTTTTCAAGATGTATAAGATGTAATGCTTGTCGTAATATCTGCCCAGCTTGTAGCTGTGTAAAATGTGTATTTGACAATGATGATGCAAATGTATTAGGAAAAGCAAATACTGAAACTGAAAATGGATTCTTCCACTTAACAAGAGCTTACCACGTTGGTGGAAACTGTGTTGACTGTGGAGAGTGTGCAAGAGTTTGCCCTGCTCACATCAGACTTGACCTATTAAATAGAAAGATAATTAAAGATTTAAATGAAACTTATGGAGAGTGGGAAGCTGGAATGGATTCAACTACACCTTCACCATTGGTATCATACACTTTAGAGGATAAAGATAACTTTGCAGTGAAAAAAGGAGGGAAATAA
- a CDS encoding hydrogenase iron-sulfur subunit, translating to MSSIEKVEKEEFKPLIVAFCCNWCSYAGADLAGTSRLNYPANVKIIRVPCSCRVNTNFIIRAFQKGADGVVIAGCHPGDCHYSTGNYYTRRRFSIFINLLEYLGIEKERFKIDWISAAEANKFATVMNEVLENVHRLGPNKKLKDGRWK from the coding sequence ATGTCGTCTATAGAAAAAGTTGAAAAAGAAGAATTTAAACCTCTAATAGTTGCATTTTGCTGTAACTGGTGTAGTTATGCAGGAGCTGACCTTGCAGGAACTAGCAGATTAAACTACCCTGCAAATGTTAAGATTATAAGAGTTCCTTGCTCATGTAGAGTAAATACTAACTTTATAATAAGAGCTTTCCAAAAGGGAGCAGATGGAGTGGTAATAGCAGGTTGTCACCCAGGAGATTGTCACTACTCAACAGGAAACTACTATACAAGACGTCGTTTCTCAATATTCATCAATCTTCTTGAGTATTTAGGAATTGAAAAGGAACGTTTCAAAATAGATTGGATATCAGCAGCTGAAGCAAATAAATTTGCAACAGTTATGAATGAAGTTTTAGAAAATGTTCATAGACTTGGACCAAATAAAAAGTTGAAGGACGGTAGATGGAAATAA
- a CDS encoding CoB--CoM heterodisulfide reductase iron-sulfur subunit A family protein, translating to MQRVGVFVCWCGNNIAGTVDVEKVSEAAKDIPGVVYSINYQYMCSEIGQTMLKDAIKEHNLTRVVVASCSPRMHETTFRNAAEKAGLNPYLVEIANIREHCSWVHKDKVEGTAKAISLVKAAVAKALLNAPLVAGESQVEKRALVIGGGIAGIQTALDIADAGYKVDIVEKQPSIGGKMAQLDKTFPTLDCSACILTPKMVDASMHPNITLHTYSEIEAVNGYVGNFTVSIKKKARYVDMDKCTGCGICVEKCPSRKAGNEFEENLTNRGAIYKAFAQAVPNVPVIDTTQCIKMKTGKCGICEKLCMAKAIDFNQKDEIIEQKYGAIVVATGYDLIDLSKFGEYNYDHPNVITSLEFERLTNAAGPTHGKLLKLSDHTKPKKVVFVQCVGSRDTSDRGKPYCSKICCMYTAKHAMLLRDKYPDVEAYVFYIDVRTPGKNFDEFQRRAVEEYGVQYIKGMVGKVFPQGDKLMVNGVDALTGQTVVIDADMVVLAAATRAKDDAVALKRKLNISTDTNNFFTEAHPKLKPVETASAGIYLAGACQGPKDIPETVAQASAAAAKAIILLSKDKLVTNPCVSAVNTDLCSGCGQCAEMCPYDAITLKMTDLREHGKVVRKLIATVNEALCQGCGGCTVSCRPGAIDLKGFSNKQIMAEVDAICRL from the coding sequence TTGCAAAGAGTTGGAGTTTTTGTATGCTGGTGTGGAAATAATATAGCAGGAACTGTTGATGTAGAAAAAGTTTCAGAAGCTGCTAAGGACATACCAGGAGTAGTATATTCAATAAATTATCAATATATGTGCTCTGAGATTGGGCAAACAATGTTAAAAGATGCAATAAAGGAGCATAACTTAACTAGAGTGGTAGTTGCTTCATGTTCACCAAGAATGCACGAAACAACATTCCGTAATGCTGCTGAAAAAGCAGGATTAAATCCATATCTTGTTGAGATTGCAAATATAAGAGAACACTGTTCATGGGTTCATAAAGATAAAGTAGAGGGAACAGCAAAGGCTATTTCATTGGTAAAAGCTGCTGTTGCAAAGGCACTTTTAAATGCCCCATTAGTTGCAGGAGAGAGCCAAGTTGAAAAGAGAGCTCTTGTAATAGGTGGAGGAATTGCAGGTATTCAAACTGCCCTTGATATAGCAGATGCAGGATACAAAGTTGACATAGTTGAGAAACAACCAAGTATAGGTGGAAAGATGGCTCAATTAGACAAAACTTTCCCTACACTAGATTGTTCAGCTTGTATCTTAACACCAAAAATGGTTGATGCTTCAATGCACCCTAATATCACACTACATACATATAGTGAGATTGAAGCTGTAAATGGATATGTAGGAAACTTTACTGTTTCAATTAAGAAAAAAGCTAGATATGTAGATATGGACAAATGTACAGGTTGTGGAATCTGTGTTGAAAAATGTCCATCAAGAAAAGCTGGAAATGAATTTGAAGAAAATCTTACAAATAGAGGAGCAATATATAAAGCATTTGCTCAAGCAGTACCTAACGTACCTGTAATTGATACAACTCAATGTATTAAGATGAAAACAGGTAAATGTGGAATCTGTGAAAAACTTTGTATGGCAAAGGCAATAGATTTTAATCAAAAAGATGAGATTATAGAACAAAAATATGGAGCAATAGTAGTTGCTACTGGTTATGATCTAATAGATCTTTCTAAATTTGGAGAGTACAACTATGATCATCCAAATGTAATTACTTCACTAGAGTTTGAAAGACTTACAAATGCTGCTGGACCTACTCACGGAAAACTTTTAAAACTTTCTGATCATACAAAACCTAAGAAAGTTGTATTTGTTCAATGTGTTGGTTCAAGAGATACAAGCGATAGAGGAAAACCTTATTGTTCAAAAATCTGTTGTATGTACACAGCTAAACATGCAATGTTATTGAGAGATAAATATCCAGATGTAGAAGCATATGTATTCTATATAGATGTAAGAACTCCGGGGAAAAACTTCGATGAGTTCCAAAGAAGAGCTGTTGAAGAGTATGGAGTGCAATATATAAAAGGTATGGTTGGTAAGGTGTTCCCTCAAGGGGATAAACTTATGGTAAATGGTGTAGATGCTCTTACGGGGCAAACTGTTGTAATTGATGCTGATATGGTAGTTCTTGCAGCTGCTACAAGAGCTAAAGATGATGCAGTGGCATTAAAGAGAAAACTTAATATCAGTACAGATACAAATAACTTCTTTACAGAGGCTCACCCTAAATTAAAACCAGTTGAAACAGCTTCAGCAGGAATCTATTTAGCAGGAGCTTGTCAAGGACCTAAAGATATACCTGAAACAGTTGCTCAAGCAAGTGCAGCAGCAGCAAAAGCTATTATTCTTTTAAGTAAAGATAAACTTGTAACTAACCCTTGTGTATCAGCAGTTAATACTGATCTATGTAGTGGTTGTGGACAATGTGCTGAGATGTGTCCTTACGATGCTATCACATTGAAAATGACAGATTTAAGAGAGCATGGAAAGGTTGTAAGAAAACTTATAGCAACAGTAAATGAGGCTCTTTGTCAAGGTTGTGGAGGATGTACAGTTTCTTGTCGTCCAGGAGCTATTGACCTTAAAGGATTCTCAAATAAACAAATTATGGCGGAGGTAGATGCAATATGTCGTCTATAG
- a CDS encoding 4Fe-4S dicluster domain-containing protein, translated as MEREKKIFNKDKKDIALIEEISKEKIADCMQCGKCSAGCPATDGMDILPHQIIRYLQMGDLESVKNSKTIWACASCFTCASRCPRNVDLCKLMEAVRLTIVRRKDENRLKPEDIPSLMADKKMPQQAFMSAFRKYSK; from the coding sequence TTGGAAAGGGAAAAAAAGATTTTCAATAAAGATAAAAAAGATATAGCTCTAATAGAGGAGATTAGCAAAGAGAAGATTGCAGATTGTATGCAATGTGGAAAATGTAGTGCTGGTTGTCCTGCTACTGATGGAATGGATATACTTCCACATCAAATTATTAGATATCTTCAAATGGGAGATTTAGAAAGTGTAAAAAATAGTAAAACTATTTGGGCATGTGCATCTTGCTTTACTTGTGCATCACGTTGTCCTAGAAATGTTGATCTATGTAAATTGATGGAAGCAGTTAGATTGACAATAGTAAGAAGAAAAGATGAAAATAGATTAAAACCTGAAGATATACCTAGTTTAATGGCAGATAAGAAAATGCCACAACAAGCATTTATGAGTGCATTTCGTAAATATAGTAAATAG
- a CDS encoding CoB--CoM heterodisulfide reductase iron-sulfur subunit B family protein codes for MKFSYYPGCTLKTKAQELEKYGLDSAKALGVELEEQKEWQCCGAVYPLGSDEIASRLSSVRSLASAHSKGEKLVTICSACHHVLKRTNEDLKKDENFRRKANNYLELENQYNGEGSVIHYLEMLRDEIGFDTIKEKVTNPLNRKIGAYYGCMLLKPKKDMQMDDPENPTIIEDFIKALGGTPIVYPYRTECCGAYLAVNNKELTDRMSEKITKSAMENGAEEIVTACPLCKYNLELREEMSVKYFTELLAEALGVK; via the coding sequence ATGAAATTTAGCTATTACCCTGGTTGTACTTTAAAGACAAAGGCACAAGAGCTTGAAAAATATGGATTAGATTCTGCTAAAGCTTTAGGTGTAGAACTAGAAGAACAAAAAGAGTGGCAATGTTGTGGAGCTGTATATCCTCTAGGTTCTGATGAGATCGCTTCAAGACTTTCATCAGTTAGAAGTTTAGCTTCAGCACATTCAAAGGGAGAAAAGTTAGTAACAATTTGTTCTGCTTGTCACCACGTTTTAAAAAGAACTAATGAAGATCTAAAAAAAGATGAAAACTTCAGAAGAAAAGCAAACAACTACTTAGAACTTGAAAACCAATATAACGGAGAGGGTTCTGTAATTCATTATCTTGAAATGCTAAGAGATGAGATCGGTTTTGATACTATAAAAGAAAAGGTAACAAACCCTTTAAATCGTAAAATCGGAGCATATTATGGTTGTATGCTTTTAAAACCTAAAAAAGATATGCAGATGGATGATCCTGAAAATCCTACTATTATAGAGGATTTTATAAAAGCTCTTGGAGGGACTCCGATAGTTTATCCTTATAGAACAGAGTGTTGTGGAGCATATCTTGCAGTAAATAATAAAGAACTTACTGATAGAATGAGTGAAAAGATTACAAAATCAGCTATGGAAAATGGAGCAGAGGAGATAGTAACAGCTTGTCCTCTATGTAAATACAATCTTGAGCTTAGAGAGGAGATGTCAGTAAAATATTTTACTGAACTTCTAGCAGAGGCTTTAGGGGTAAAATAA
- a CDS encoding MATE family efflux transporter, protein MSKRNALETENITKLFFKFAIPSIFGMLIVSLEIMIDGMFLGRNVGPLGLAAVNLSMPLINFLMSVGLMICVGGGVITSIYFGKKKLNKARELTSITLMLLVGVLEFLSLIVLFNLDFFINFLGANEEVYPYVRAYMIPMMIGAFFYTSPIFTETFVKIEEKPNLVFVSGSVCLTFNALLDYLFIQKFQWGMVGGAVATLLACMFGFFALLPNLHFKLPQKSLRIYLKDIKNIFFNGSSEMLSVVSSTFAMYLFNLTLMKKIGVLGVSALTIVFYINQMLNISLYGLSQALQPLVAYNLGARHLDKIKKVLRVSLITGGTLGAIAYIGSHIWGGFIIGIFSKGNQELMSLAKTALFYISFAYLISFLNIISTSFLTSIEKPIESVVVSLGRSIVFIAIPLFILPDLIGAKGIWLSIPIAELMCLVVSYYLMKKAIAQITWRLTKKLK, encoded by the coding sequence ATGTCAAAAAGAAATGCTCTTGAAACTGAAAATATAACTAAGCTATTTTTTAAATTTGCAATTCCAAGTATCTTTGGAATGCTTATTGTCTCATTGGAGATTATGATTGATGGTATGTTCTTAGGTAGAAATGTTGGACCTTTAGGGTTAGCAGCAGTAAATCTATCTATGCCATTGATAAATTTTTTGATGAGTGTAGGGCTTATGATATGTGTAGGTGGGGGAGTTATCACAAGTATATACTTTGGTAAGAAAAAGTTAAATAAGGCTAGGGAGCTTACTTCTATAACTTTGATGCTTTTAGTTGGAGTTTTGGAGTTTCTCTCTCTGATAGTTTTATTTAATTTGGACTTTTTTATCAACTTTTTAGGTGCAAATGAGGAAGTTTATCCCTATGTTAGAGCCTATATGATTCCAATGATGATAGGGGCTTTCTTCTATACATCTCCTATATTTACAGAAACTTTTGTTAAGATAGAGGAGAAACCTAATTTAGTTTTTGTAAGTGGAAGTGTCTGTTTAACTTTTAATGCTCTGTTAGATTATCTATTTATACAAAAATTTCAATGGGGAATGGTAGGAGGAGCAGTAGCTACACTTTTAGCTTGTATGTTTGGATTTTTTGCTCTATTACCAAATCTTCACTTTAAACTTCCTCAAAAATCTTTGAGAATATATTTAAAGGATATAAAGAACATATTTTTCAATGGAAGTTCAGAGATGCTATCTGTCGTATCTTCAACTTTTGCTATGTATCTATTTAATCTAACTCTTATGAAAAAAATAGGGGTATTAGGAGTTTCTGCTTTAACAATAGTTTTCTATATAAATCAGATGTTAAATATTAGTTTATATGGACTTTCTCAAGCATTACAACCACTTGTTGCTTACAATTTAGGTGCTAGACATTTGGACAAAATCAAGAAAGTATTGAGAGTTTCTCTTATAACAGGGGGAACATTAGGAGCTATTGCATATATAGGAAGTCACATTTGGGGTGGCTTTATAATAGGAATATTTTCAAAGGGAAATCAAGAATTAATGAGTTTAGCTAAAACTGCTCTATTTTATATTAGCTTTGCTTATCTGATCTCTTTCTTAAATATAATATCAACATCTTTCTTGACATCAATAGAGAAACCTATTGAATCTGTTGTAGTTTCACTAGGTAGATCAATAGTATTTATAGCTATTCCACTATTTATACTTCCAGATCTGATAGGGGCAAAAGGGATTTGGCTATCTATTCCAATAGCTGAGCTTATGTGTCTAGTGGTAAGTTATTATTTGATGAAAAAGGCTATTGCTCAAATAACTTGGAGATTAACAAAAAAATTAAAATAA
- a CDS encoding MerR family transcriptional regulator, with translation MKNRYKISEIAKIFNISRQTLIFYHKKNILIPDIIDEENGYRYYSNEQIWDLFFLLTLKKAGFSLEEIKAYSEIKNSDKSIIFLENKINEIDKKISELKKSKKTILKKLENIRDFSSTSTKEEEFKIEEIENINWYSIDMKEKTDEVEMATNYEKLNSFAKKYSIDDIEYITMTEIENIENVKIDGGIVPVEKVGIVIPKNIVIEKSEELILGKVISIKYNNPYSNLVKTYQNLKSYIEKNGYKTYGYAIEIAHELTISTEKGIGGILKIVVPIK, from the coding sequence ATGAAAAATAGATATAAAATTTCTGAAATAGCTAAGATTTTTAATATATCACGTCAAACTTTAATTTTTTATCATAAAAAAAATATTCTTATCCCTGATATAATAGATGAAGAGAATGGTTATAGATATTATTCAAATGAACAAATATGGGATCTTTTCTTTCTTCTTACATTAAAGAAAGCTGGGTTTTCATTGGAAGAGATAAAAGCTTATAGTGAGATTAAAAATAGTGATAAAAGCATAATTTTTTTAGAAAATAAGATAAATGAGATAGATAAAAAAATATCTGAATTGAAAAAATCTAAAAAAACTATCTTAAAAAAACTTGAAAATATTAGAGATTTTTCCTCTACTTCAACAAAGGAAGAGGAGTTCAAAATAGAAGAGATTGAGAATATAAATTGGTATTCTATTGATATGAAAGAGAAAACCGATGAAGTGGAGATGGCAACAAACTATGAAAAATTAAACTCCTTTGCTAAAAAATATAGTATAGATGATATTGAATATATCACAATGACAGAGATAGAAAACATTGAAAATGTTAAAATTGATGGTGGAATTGTTCCAGTAGAAAAAGTTGGGATAGTAATACCTAAAAATATTGTAATTGAAAAAAGCGAAGAACTAATTTTAGGAAAAGTTATATCTATAAAATATAATAATCCATATAGTAATTTAGTTAAAACATATCAAAATTTAAAAAGCTATATTGAAAAAAATGGATATAAAACTTATGGTTATGCTATTGAAATTGCACATGAACTGACTATCTCCACAGAAAAAGGTATCGGAGGAATATTGAAGATAGTAGTTCCAATTAAATAA
- a CDS encoding TolC family protein, which yields MNKLLIIISSILLVSCSSLDSEKKQAIRMKSLADKENESKKYFQQYNNTLTLDRAIQLSVERNLTLKTKTIEQEIAKLDRKIAFGNFLPKISLGYSYTMLNDKIMGETRDTALPIPLPIPLGLETRLVDKNLSLFSVNAQMPIFVPATWFLYSARQKGENISSLTRDLTEKMIKLQTIGQYHYILALESEKEYLKQELESAKEFNKSAKIALEAEAILPWEYEGTEQIVQMREYALKQNARDLQSAKMSLMNNLDMYPLLDFQLEKPQYNEDVKIPTLEETIYEALKNSELIQIREGAEDISKDVTKIAISNFLPKIVLTGGYFNTSNAALTDPDFFMGTLGGMFSIFNGFQNVNEYKKARKNQEIAFIKREEEIMKVIFETVNAYNGLESSREERDIALKNFAVNTGRFNQKKLEKETDSIDNWEYIQGVAEYEKALSLKEKAEYKYRVSLATLNMLTGKDIFAKGEKKDEKTK from the coding sequence GTGAATAAACTGCTTATAATTATCTCTTCGATTTTGCTAGTTTCTTGTAGCTCATTGGACAGTGAAAAAAAACAAGCAATTAGAATGAAGAGTTTAGCTGATAAAGAAAATGAAAGTAAAAAATATTTTCAACAATACAATAATACATTGACTTTAGATAGAGCTATTCAATTAAGTGTTGAAAGAAACCTCACTTTGAAAACAAAGACGATTGAACAGGAGATAGCTAAATTAGATAGAAAAATAGCTTTTGGGAATTTTCTACCTAAAATCTCTTTGGGGTATAGCTACACAATGTTAAATGATAAGATTATGGGAGAAACAAGGGATACTGCTCTACCTATACCACTTCCAATACCTCTTGGTTTAGAAACAAGATTAGTAGATAAAAATCTCTCTCTTTTCAGTGTAAATGCTCAAATGCCTATTTTTGTCCCTGCAACTTGGTTTTTATACAGTGCTAGACAAAAGGGTGAGAATATCTCATCATTAACAAGGGATTTAACAGAAAAGATGATAAAACTTCAAACAATTGGACAATATCACTATATTTTAGCTCTTGAATCTGAAAAGGAGTACCTAAAACAGGAACTAGAATCTGCTAAAGAGTTTAATAAAAGTGCTAAAATAGCTTTAGAGGCAGAGGCAATACTTCCTTGGGAGTATGAGGGAACAGAGCAAATTGTCCAAATGAGAGAGTATGCTTTAAAACAAAATGCAAGAGACTTACAGTCAGCAAAGATGTCCCTTATGAATAATCTGGATATGTATCCATTGTTAGATTTTCAACTTGAGAAACCTCAATACAATGAAGATGTAAAGATACCAACATTGGAAGAAACTATTTATGAGGCTCTTAAAAATAGTGAGCTTATACAGATTAGAGAGGGAGCAGAGGATATAAGTAAAGATGTAACTAAAATTGCTATTAGCAACTTCCTACCTAAGATTGTTTTAACTGGTGGATACTTTAACACGAGTAATGCTGCCCTTACAGATCCAGACTTTTTTATGGGAACTTTAGGAGGAATGTTCTCTATTTTCAATGGTTTCCAAAATGTAAATGAGTATAAAAAAGCTAGAAAAAATCAAGAGATCGCCTTTATAAAACGTGAAGAGGAGATCATGAAAGTTATCTTTGAAACTGTAAATGCTTACAATGGTTTGGAAAGCAGCAGAGAGGAGAGAGATATCGCTCTTAAAAACTTTGCTGTAAATACAGGTAGATTTAATCAAAAAAAACTTGAAAAGGAAACTGATTCCATAGATAATTGGGAATATATTCAAGGGGTAGCAGAGTATGAAAAAGCTCTTAGTTTAAAGGAGAAAGCAGAGTATAAATATAGAGTTTCCTTAGCTACTCTCAATATGCTAACTGGAAAAGATATTTTTGCCAAAGGAGAGAAAAAAGATGAAAAAACTAAATAG